One window of the Camelina sativa cultivar DH55 chromosome 1, Cs, whole genome shotgun sequence genome contains the following:
- the LOC109124617 gene encoding nuclear pore complex protein NUP107 has translation MDMDMETSPSYFDPEVLSVRDQFRRYRKRHSTSPHEEVLSSNVRENRLLYDGHNIHSPTNTALLLENIKEEVDNFHTDHYEGTHTNPLSASRTESVGILDDDNEASFRRVESQSLKACKIENDELVESGDTTFALFASLIDSALQGLMLIPDLILRLEESCRHVSQSIRYGSDIRHRVVEDKLMRQKAQLLLGEAASWSLLWNLYGKVTEQVPKELTLVPSTSHLEACQFVVNDHTAQLCLRIVMWLEEMASKSLDLERKVRGSHVGTYLPNAGVWHHTQRYLKKNGSTGDTVHHLDFDAPTREHARILPDDNKQDESVLEDVWTLIRAGRIEEACDLCRSAGQPWRAATLCAFSGMDMFPSVEALVKNGKNRTLQAIEQESGFGNQLRLWKWASYCASEKIAEQDGGKHEVAVFATQCSNLNRMLPVCTDWESACWAMAKSWLDVQVDLELAQSKPGLAESFRSCIDESPETMQNGCQASLGQEDWPLHVLNQQPRDLPALLQKLHSGEMVHEAVVRGCKEQHRQIQMNLMLGDISHLLDIIWSWIAPLDDDQSNFRPHGDPHMIKFGAHVVLVIRLLFTDEINDSFSEKLNNVGDLILHMYAMFLFSKQHEELVGIYASQLAPHRCIELFVHMMELRMHSSVHVKYKIFLSAMEYLPFSPVNDTKGNFEEIVDRVLSRSREIKLAKYDPSVDVAEQHRQQSLQKAIAIQWLCFTPPSTIKDVKDVTSKLLLRSLMHSNILFREFALIAMWRVPATPVGAHTLLSFLAEPLKQLSENPDTLEDYVSENLQEFQDWNEYYSCDAKYRNWLKFQLENAEVTELSEEENQRAVVAAKETLDSSLTLLLRRDNPWMTFLEDHVFESEEYLFLELHATAMLCLPSGECLRPDATVCAALMSALYSSVSEEVVLDRQLMVNVSISSRDSYCIEVVLRCLAIKGDGLGPHNANDGGILSAVAAAGFKGELTRFQAGVTMDISRLDAWYSSKEGSLETPATYIVRGLCRRCCLPELVLRSMQVSVSLMESGNPPEDHDELIELVASDETGFLSLFSRQQLQEFMLFEREYRMSQLELQEELSTS, from the exons ATGGACATGGATATGGAGACTTCCCCTAGCTACTTCGACCCCGAGGTCCTCAGTGTTAGGGATCAATTCCGTCGTTATCG AAAGAGACACTCTACATCGCCACATGAGGAAGTCTTGAGTTCAAATGTCCGGGAGAATAGATTACTTTATGATGGGCATAACATCCATAGTCCAACAAATACTGCTTTGCTTCTTGAAAACATTAAGGAGGAGGTTGACAATTTTCACACCGATCATTACGAAGGAACACACACCAACCCGTTATCTGCTTCCAGGACGGAGAGTGTTGGAATTCTGGATGATGATAATGAGGCTTCGTTTCGTCGAGTAGAAAGTCAATCACTCAAGGCTTGCAAGATTGAGAATGATGAGTTAGTCGAGAGTGGAGATACAACTTTTGCTTTGTTTGCTTCCCTAATTGATTCTGCACTTCAAG GACTAATGCTCATTCCAGATCTAATATTGAGACTTGAGGAATCATGCAGGCATGTTTCACAATCTATTAG ATATGGATCAGATATTAGACATCGTGTTGTGGAGGATAAACTTATGAGACAGAAGGCTCAGCTTTTGCTTGGTGAGGCTGCCTCCTGGTCACTTTTATGGAACCTATATGGAAAAG TTACTGAACAAGTTCCGAAGGAACTGACCCTG GTGCCATCAACGTCTCATTTGGAGGCTTGTCAGTTTGTTGTAAACGACCATACAGCTCAGCTATGCCTTCGGATAGTCATGTGGCTTGAAGAAATGGCTTCAAAATCACTTGACTTGGAAAGAAAG GTGCGGGGATCTCATGTGGGTACTTATCTTCCGAACGCTGGAGTGTGGCATCACACACAAAGATATCTCAAGAAAAATGGCTCTACCGGTGACACTGTACACCATCTGGATTTTGACGCTCCAACACGTGAACATGCTCGTATTCTTCCTGATGACAAT AAACAAGATGAATCTGTTCTTGAGGATGTTTGGACTTTGATAAGGGCTGGGAGAATAGAAGAGGCATGTGATCTCTGCAGGTCCGCTGGGCAG CCATGGAGAGCCGCAACTTTATGCGCTTTTTCTGGAATGGACATGTTTCCTTCTGTTGAGGCATTAGTAAAGAATGGGAAAAATAGGACTCTCCAGGCCATTGAGCAGGAAAGTGGCTTTGGCAATCAACTGCGTCTTTGGAAATGGGCGTCCTACTGTGCATCGGAG AAAATTGCTGAGCAGGATGGCGGCAAACATGAAGTTGCTGTTTTTGCAACACAATGTAGCAACCTGAACCGCATGTTACCAGTTTGTACCGATTGGGAG TCAGCTTGCTGGGCTATGGCGAAATCTTGGCTTGATGTTCAGGTTGATCTTGAACTAGCCCAATCAAAGCCAGGGTTGGCAGAAAGCTTTAGAAGCTGCATTGATGAAAGCCCGGAAACTATGCAAAATGGTTGTCAGGCTTCACTTGGGCAAGAAGATTGGCCCCTCCATGTCCTAAACCAACAACCCCGTGACCTTCCTGCTCTTCTTCAGAAACTCCATTCAGG GGAAATGGTGCACGAAGCTGTTGTCAGAGGATGCAAAGAGCAGCACCGGCAAATTCAG ATGAACCTTATGTTGGGCGATATATCACATCTTCTTGATATCATATGGTCATGGATAGCGCCCTTAGACGATGATCAAAGCAACTTCAG GCCCCATGGAGATCCTCATATGATAAAGTTCGGTGCCCATGTGGTGCTTGTTATTAGGCTTCTATTTACTGATGAAATCAACGACTCTTTCAGTGAGAAGCTCAATAATGTTGGTGATCTTATTCTTCATAT GTATGCGATGTTTCTATTTTCAAAACAACATGAAGAATTAGTAGGAATTTATGCTTCCCAGCTTGCTCCTCATCGATGCATTGAACTTTTTGTACACATGATGGAGCTAAGGATGCATAGCAG CGTACATGTGAAGTACAAAATCTTCCTGTCCGCTATGGAATACTTGCCATTTTCTCCTGTGAATGACACTAAAGGCAATTTTGAAGAAATAGTTGACAG GGTTTTGTCAAGATCTCGGGAAATCAAACTTGCAAAATATGATCCCTCAGTTGATGTTGCGGAGCAGCATCGTCAGCAGAGTCTTCAAAAAGCCATAGCGATTCAGTGGCTCTGTTTTACACCTCCATCTACTATAAAGGATGTCAAGGATGTTACTTCCAAATTACTATTGCGATCTTTGATGCACAG CAACATACTTTTCAGAGAGTTTGCTTTGATCGCCATGTGGAGGGTGCCTGCAACTCCCGTGGGTGCACACACGCTTCTTAGTTTTCTTGCTGAACCTCTGAAGCAACTCTCAGAAAATCCAGATACCCTTGAGGACTATGTTTCCGAGAATTTGCAAGAGTTCCAAGACTGG AATGAGTATTATTCCTGTGATGCAAAATATCGCAACTGGCTCAAATTTCAATTAGAGAATGCTGAAGTCACTGAACTGTCAGAAGAGGAAAATCAGAGGGCTGTTGTAGCAGCTAAAGAGACTCTGGATTCTTCTTTGACATTGCTCTTAA GACGAGACAATCCCTGGATGACATTTCTCGAAGACCATGTATTCGAATCAGAAGAATATTTGTTCCTTGAATTGCATGCAACTGCGATGCTCTGTTTGCCTTCTGGTGAATGTTTGCGCCCAGATGCCACTGTTTGTGCTGCATTAATGAGTGCACTTTACTCTTCTGTCAGTGAGGAAGTTGTTTTAGATCGCCAGTTAATG GTCAATGTATCGATTTCTTCAAGGGACAGCTACTGCATCGAGGTTGTGCTCCGGTGTTTAGCAATTAAGGGTGATGGACTTGGGCCACATAATGCAAATGACGGTGGTATTCTAAGTGCAGTGGCTGCAGCTGGTTTTAAAG GTGAGCTTACCCGTTTCCAAGCAGGTGTTACAATGGATATATCCCGCCTAGACGCTTGGTATTCAAGCAAAGAAGGCTCGCTTGAAACACCTGCAACGTATATTGTCCGGGGTCTCTGTAGAAGATGCTGTCTTCCAGAGCTCGTTCTTCGATCGATGCAG GTTTCTGTTTCTCTGATGGAGTCGGGAAATCCACCTGAAGATCATGATGAACTGATTGAGCTTGTGGCTTCTGATGAAACTGGGTTTCTCTCTTTGTTCAGTCGGCAACAATTACAG GAGTTCATGTTGTTTGAGAGAGAGTATCGTATGTCCCAGTTGGAGCTTCAGGAGGAACTTTCAACATCTTGA
- the LOC104778927 gene encoding peroxisomal (S)-2-hydroxy-acid oxidase GLO4-like — protein MDQIVNVDEFQELAKQALPKMYFDFYNGGAEDQHTLKENVEAFRRIMFRPRVLVDVRKIDMSTKILGFPISAPIMIAPTAMHKLAHPEGETATAKAAAACNTIMIVSFMSTCTIEEVASSCNAVRFLQIYVYKKRDVTAQIVRRAEKAGFKAIVLTVDVPKLGRREADIKNKMISPQLKNFEGLVSTEVRPNEGSGVEAFAASTFDASLSWKDIEWLRSITKLPILVKGLLTREDALKAVEAGVDGIVVSNHGARQLDYSPATITVLEEVVHAVRGRIPVLLDGGVRRGTDVFKALALGAQAVLIGRPIVYGLAAKGEDGVKKVIEMLKNEFEITMALSGCPTIDDITRNHVRTENERLHSML, from the exons ATGGATCAAATTGTAAACGTGGATGAGTTTCAAGAGCTGGCCAAACAGGCCCTTCCTAAGATGTACTTTGATTTCTACAATGGAGGAGCAGAGGATCAACACACTCTCAAGGAAAATGTTGAAGCTTTCCGTAGAATCAT GTTTAGGCCTAGGGTACTCGTTGATGTGAGAAAAATAGATATGTCTACCAAAATATTGGGTTTTCCCATCTCAGCTCCCATCATGATTGCACCAACAGCAATGCATAAGTTGGCTCATCCTGAAG GAGAAACCGCCACTGCCAAAGCTGCAGCTGCGTGTAACACTATCATG ATAGTATCATTCATGTCTACTTGCACTATTGAGGAGGTTGCTTCAAGTTGTAACGCTGTTCGGTTTCTTCAAATATAT GTGTACAAGAAACGTGATGTAACAGCTCAGATTGTGAGAAGAGCTGAAAAAGCAGGATTCAAGGCTATAGTTCTAACTGTTGATGTTCCCAAACTTGGTAGAAGGGAAGCAGATATAAAGAACAA AATGATATCCCCGCAGCTGAAGAATTTTGAAGGTTTAGTTTCGACCGAAGTTCGACCT AATGAAGGTTCAGGGGTTGAAGCCTTTGCCGCTAGTACATTTGATGCTTCCTTAAGTTGGAAG GACATCGAATGGTTGAGATCTATTACAAAGTTGCCAATCCTTGTCAAAGGGTTACTCACACGTGAAGACG CTCTTAAGGCTGTTGAAGCCGGTGTAGATGGTATAGTGGTATCTAACCACGGGGCTCGCCAGCTTGACTATTCCCCTGCTACAATAACTGTCTTAGAAGAG GTTGTACATGCTGTCAGAGGTAGGATTCCGGTTTTGCTTGATGGAGGAGTACGACGAGGAACCGATGTTTTCAAAGCGCTGGCGCTGGGAGCCCAAGCTGTTCTT ATAGGGAGGCCTATAGTCTATGGCCTTGCAGCTAAGGGTGAAGATGGAGTGAAAAAAGTGATCGAGATGCTAAAGAATGAGTTTGAGATTACTATGGCCCTTTCTGGCTGTCCCACTATTGATGACATAACCAGAAACCATGTTAGGACAGAGAATGAGAGACTTCACTCTATGCTCTGA
- the LOC104778965 gene encoding uncharacterized protein LOC104778965 — protein sequence MNRDEARGFDDRRGSRRKMSYRPKGEIPVTADRSLDDSSGSRGRGPRGRSGCATSWSPRDSTGRGGHEHSPRQVYFQESNAVFVEKGVQHNRRSVSTVDRSLVDSSGSMGRGPRERGGSRTSWSPRDSFGRGRHEHSPLQFYVPKSSAVYVEKGLQRHRKLQEDKIVSTKQPDEDAAFKFSGDNKDLLQSSASSSPKSISLSGSLFVSKESEDKDVKNCARIHDLVNQMEDVSLSCQDSVSSTSEKVELSSAEDPNSTAHKSGGEGNSLSERSTGPFDICPKKTGIVLKPALFNLNKEKRKSTKGHTVIRPGMVLLKNYLSINDQVMIVNKCRQLGLGEGGFYQPGYRDEAILRLKMMCLGKNWDPETSRYGEVRPDDGSRPPKIPVEFNQFVEKAIKESQSLTASKSNETSGEVTMPFMSPDICIVNFYTSTGRLGLHRDKDESEKSIRKGLPVVSFSVGDSAEFLYGDQMDEAMAETLVLESGDVLLFGGKSRNIFHGVRSIRKKTAPKVLLQETSLRPGRLNLTFRQY from the exons ATGAATCGCGACGAAGCTAGGGGCTTTGACGACCGTAGGGGTTCTCGACGAAAAATGAGTTACCGTCCGAAAGGCGAAATTCCG GTTACAGCTGATAGGTCTTTGGATGATTCTTCTGGTAGTAGGGGTAGAGGACCACGGGGGAGAAGTGGATGTGCAACATCATGGTCTCCTAGAGATAGTACTGGGCGTGGCGGCCATGAACACAGTCCACGTCAAGTGTACTTTCAGGAGTCCAATGCGGTTTTTGTGGAAAAGGGTGTTCAACATAATAGGAGAAGTGTAAGTACAGTTGATAGGTCTTTGGTTGATTCGTCTGGTAGTATGGGTAGAGGTCCTCGTGAGAGAGGTGGAAGTAGAACATCATGGTCTCCTAGAGATAGTTTTGGGCGTGGCCGCCATGAACACAGTCCATTGCAATTTTACGTTCCGAAGTCCAGTGCGGTATATGTGGAAAAGGGTCTTCAACGGCATAGAAAGCTCCAAGAAGATAAGATAGTTTCTACCAAGCAACCTGATGAAGATGCTGCTTTCAAGTTTTCTGGAGATAACAAAGATCTTTTGCAATCATCTGCTTCGTCTAGCCCTAAGAGCATAAGTCTTTCTGGAAGTTTGTTTGTCTCTAAAGAATCCGAGGACAAGGATGTCAAGAATTGCGCTCGAATCCATGATCTTGTGAACCAGATGGAAGATGTTTCGTTGTCTTGCCAGGACTCTGTGTCTTCTACAAGTGAGAAGGTTGAGCTTTCTAGTGCTGAGGATCCGAATAGTACTGCTCACAAGTCTGGTGGTGAAGGGAACTCGTTAAGTGAAAGAAGCACGGGACCATTTGATATCTGTCCCAAGAAGACAGGGATAGTACTAAAACCCGCTCTGTTTAATCTgaacaaagaaaagaggaaatCAACTAAAGGACACACTGTTATTAGACCTGGAATGGTACTTCTCAAGAACTATTTGTCAATCAATGATCAA GTGATGATTGTGAACAAATGCCGTCAGCTGGGTTTGGGTGAAGGTGGCTTCTATCAACCAGGTTACAGGGATGAAGCAATATTGCGCTTGAAAATGATGTGCCTTGGGAAAAACTGGGACCCTGAAACATCTCGATATGGAGAAGTTCGACCAGATGATGGTTCTCGTCCGCCAAAAATTCCAGTTGAGTTCAATCAGTTTGTCGAGAAAGCAATTAAAGAATCACAGTCCCTTACTGCCTCTAAATCAAATGAAACGAGTGGAGAAGTTACAATGCCATTTATGTCCCCAGACATATGTATTGTTAACTTCTACACATCCACCGGGAGACTTGGCCTCCATCGG GACAAAGACGAGAGCGAAAAGTCCATTCGGAAGGGATTACCTGTTGTTTCATTTTCTGTTGGAGATTCAGCCGAGTTCTTGTATGGTGATCAAATGGATGAAGCCATGGCAGAAACGTTAGTCTTGGAGTCTGGAGATGTTCTACTATTTGGTGGCAAATCCAGGAATATCTTTCATGGCGTAAGATCAATTCGCAAAAAGACTGCCCCCAAAGTGCTTCTTCAGGAAACAAGTCTCCGACCTGGTCGTCTGAATTTGACTTTTAGGCAGTATTAA